One Paraburkholderia aromaticivorans genomic region harbors:
- the corA gene encoding magnesium/cobalt transporter CorA, whose protein sequence is MLINCAAYQDGRKLADIDIDSISDYVARPECFVWVALKDPSPDELAVMKHEFGLHELAIEDAQNGHQRPKIEEYGESLFAVMHTVEMDEEGELLIGEVDVFVGANYVLSVRRGTRAGFQNVRARCEREPQLLKEGSAFVLYALADDIVDRYFPIIEAMNSEIEALEDRIFDRNNSAASRAIIQDLYSLKRRLVILQHHIAPLQEAVSKLTGGRIPSICEGMQAYFRDVYDHLERIVRIIDGRREMIVTAVQVNLGMISLAESEVTKRLGSFAALFAVPTMIAGIYGMNFQSIPELHYQYGYPICLLVMLTVDLVLYWRFRKAGWL, encoded by the coding sequence ATGCTGATCAATTGCGCCGCCTACCAGGACGGCCGGAAGCTGGCAGACATCGACATCGATAGCATCAGCGACTACGTGGCGCGGCCCGAGTGTTTCGTCTGGGTGGCGCTGAAAGACCCAAGCCCGGACGAGCTGGCCGTGATGAAACACGAGTTCGGTCTGCACGAGCTCGCGATCGAAGACGCGCAGAACGGCCATCAGCGTCCCAAGATCGAGGAGTACGGCGAGTCGCTGTTCGCGGTGATGCACACGGTGGAAATGGACGAAGAAGGCGAACTGCTGATCGGCGAAGTCGACGTGTTCGTCGGCGCCAACTATGTGCTATCGGTGCGGCGCGGCACCCGCGCCGGCTTCCAGAACGTGCGCGCCCGCTGCGAGCGCGAGCCGCAACTGCTCAAGGAAGGCTCGGCGTTCGTGCTGTATGCGCTCGCCGACGATATCGTCGATCGTTATTTCCCGATCATCGAGGCGATGAACAGCGAGATCGAAGCGCTCGAAGACCGCATTTTCGACCGCAACAATTCGGCGGCGTCGCGCGCGATCATCCAGGATCTGTACTCGCTGAAACGGCGCCTCGTGATCTTGCAGCACCATATCGCGCCATTGCAGGAAGCCGTCAGCAAATTGACGGGCGGCCGCATTCCGAGCATCTGCGAAGGCATGCAGGCGTACTTCCGCGATGTCTACGACCATCTCGAGCGGATCGTCAGGATCATCGACGGACGGCGCGAAATGATCGTCACCGCCGTGCAGGTCAATCTCGGCATGATTTCGCTGGCCGAGAGCGAGGTGACCAAACGGCTCGGTTCTTTCGCGGCGCTGTTCGCGGTGCCGACCATGATCGCCGGCATCTACGGGATGAATTTCCAGAGCATCCCCGAGCTGCACTACCAGTACGGCTATCCGATCTGTCTTCTGGTCATGCTGACCGTCGACCTCGTGCTGTACTGGCGCTTCCGCAAGGCCGGCTGGCTCTGA
- the cydX gene encoding cytochrome bd-I oxidase subunit CydX — MWYFTWILGIGVALGFGIINVMWLEAGDKFTRDPQRAGAVPASPEDAPS; from the coding sequence ATGTGGTATTTCACCTGGATTCTCGGCATCGGCGTGGCGTTGGGCTTCGGCATCATCAACGTGATGTGGCTGGAGGCCGGCGACAAATTCACGCGTGACCCGCAACGCGCCGGCGCCGTACCCGCCTCGCCCGAGGACGCGCCTTCGTGA
- a CDS encoding AAA family ATPase, whose amino-acid sequence MTHLVFFCGHAGTGKTTLAKKLLGPLMRAGATPFCLLDKDTLYGGYSAAAMAMLTGDPNDRDSPLFLQHLRDPEYRGLLDTARDNLELGISAIVVGPLSREVRERRLFDRAWLGVGADVALRVVWVYTSEETAHRRIVERANPDDAYKLAHWDEYRQRRFVPSGDICDDLLMFDNTAPTSADYEALLARIVGEPQAAMIMPPVPV is encoded by the coding sequence GTGACTCATCTGGTTTTCTTCTGCGGTCACGCGGGCACCGGCAAGACCACGCTCGCGAAGAAGCTGCTCGGCCCGCTGATGAGAGCGGGCGCCACGCCCTTCTGCCTGCTCGATAAAGATACGCTTTATGGCGGCTATAGCGCGGCGGCCATGGCCATGCTGACCGGCGATCCGAACGACCGCGACAGCCCGCTGTTCCTGCAGCATCTGCGCGATCCCGAATATCGCGGCCTGCTCGATACCGCCCGCGACAATCTCGAACTCGGCATCAGCGCGATCGTGGTCGGGCCGCTCTCGCGCGAAGTGCGCGAGCGGCGCCTATTCGATCGCGCGTGGCTGGGGGTGGGTGCGGACGTGGCGCTACGGGTCGTGTGGGTCTATACGTCGGAAGAGACGGCGCATCGGCGGATCGTGGAGCGCGCCAATCCGGACGATGCCTACAAACTCGCGCACTGGGACGAGTATCGGCAACGCCGCTTCGTGCCCAGCGGCGATATCTGCGACGACCTGTTGATGTTCGACAATACCGCGCCGACTTCGGCGGATTATGAAGCCCTGCTGGCGCGCATCGTCGGCGAGCCGCAGGCGGCGATGATCATGCCGCCGGTGCCTGTGTAG
- a CDS encoding saccharopine dehydrogenase family protein — protein sequence MKVAIVGAGLIGHTIAHMLRETGDYEVVAFDRDQHALDKLAAQGIPTHRVDSADAAALRAAVQGFDALVNALPYYLAVNVASAAKGAGVHYFDLTEDVRATHAIRAIADDADHAFMPQCGLAPGFIGIAAHELANRFTEIRDVKMRVGALPEFPTNALKYNLTWSVDGLINEYCQPCEAIRDSRTQWVQPLEGLEHFSLDGTEYEAFNTSGGLGTLCETLSGRVESLDYKSVRYPGHRNLMQFLLEDLRLASDRDTLKTIMRRSVPSTAQDVVLVFITVSGMRDGQLVQEVFTRKIFAKTVCGVPMSAIQITTAGAMCAVLDLFREQKLPQKGFVRQEQVSLRDFLANRFGQLYEGQALETMATV from the coding sequence ATGAAAGTAGCCATCGTTGGCGCAGGTTTGATTGGCCACACCATCGCCCACATGTTGCGCGAAACTGGCGACTACGAAGTCGTCGCGTTCGACCGCGACCAGCACGCGCTCGACAAACTCGCTGCCCAGGGCATTCCGACCCACCGCGTGGATTCCGCCGATGCCGCCGCTCTGCGCGCCGCCGTGCAAGGCTTCGACGCGCTCGTCAACGCGCTGCCGTATTACCTCGCGGTGAACGTGGCCTCGGCGGCCAAGGGCGCGGGCGTGCATTACTTCGATCTGACGGAAGACGTGCGCGCCACGCATGCAATCCGCGCGATCGCCGACGACGCCGATCACGCCTTCATGCCGCAGTGCGGTCTCGCGCCGGGCTTTATCGGCATCGCCGCGCACGAACTGGCGAACCGCTTCACGGAAATCCGCGACGTCAAGATGCGCGTGGGCGCGCTGCCGGAATTCCCGACCAACGCGCTGAAGTACAACCTGACGTGGAGCGTCGACGGTCTGATCAACGAGTACTGCCAGCCGTGCGAAGCGATTCGCGACAGCCGCACGCAGTGGGTGCAGCCGCTCGAAGGCCTCGAACATTTCTCGCTCGACGGCACCGAATACGAAGCCTTCAATACCTCCGGCGGCTTGGGTACGCTGTGCGAAACGCTCTCAGGCCGGGTCGAGTCGCTCGACTACAAGTCGGTGCGTTATCCGGGCCACCGCAACCTGATGCAATTCCTGCTCGAAGACCTGCGTCTTGCCAGCGATCGTGACACGCTCAAGACCATCATGCGCCGTTCGGTGCCGTCCACTGCGCAAGACGTGGTGCTGGTGTTCATTACGGTGAGCGGCATGCGCGATGGTCAACTGGTGCAGGAAGTCTTCACCCGCAAGATCTTCGCAAAGACGGTGTGCGGCGTGCCGATGAGCGCGATCCAGATCACCACGGCCGGCGCGATGTGCGCGGTGCTCGATCTGTTCCGCGAACAGAAGCTGCCGCAGAAGGGCTTCGTGCGCCAGGAGCAGGTGTCGCTGCGCGACTTCCTCGCGAACCGCTTCGGCCAGTTGTACGAGGGGCAGGCGCTGGAGACGATGGCTACGGTCTGA
- a CDS encoding Lrp/AsnC family transcriptional regulator, whose amino-acid sequence MRPPRLDQLDDLDRNLVALLQANARESVANLARQLDVARTTVIARIARLERSNVIAGYSVRLGQDVLDASIVAYVGIIIAPKHGPAVQKRLGKMPEVQLLCAVSGEFDYVAWLRADSPDRLNDLLDQIGELEGVERTTTSIILARKIDRGMV is encoded by the coding sequence ATGAGACCTCCGCGCCTCGACCAACTCGACGACCTCGACCGCAACCTCGTTGCGCTGCTGCAAGCGAACGCCCGCGAGAGCGTCGCTAACCTCGCCCGCCAGCTCGACGTGGCACGCACCACGGTGATCGCGCGCATCGCGCGGCTCGAGCGCAGCAACGTGATTGCCGGGTACAGCGTGCGGCTCGGTCAGGACGTGCTCGACGCGAGCATCGTGGCTTATGTCGGCATCATCATCGCGCCGAAGCATGGGCCAGCCGTGCAGAAACGCCTTGGCAAAATGCCCGAAGTGCAGTTGCTGTGCGCGGTGAGCGGCGAGTTCGATTACGTTGCGTGGCTGCGCGCCGATTCGCCCGATCGTCTGAACGATCTGCTCGATCAGATCGGCGAACTGGAAGGCGTGGAGCGGACCACGACTTCGATCATTCTGGCGCGCAAGATCGACCGCGGCATGGTGTGA
- a CDS encoding LysR family transcriptional regulator: protein MDKFVSMEIFVAVVEAGSLTAAAERFDISSAMVGKHIRSLETRLATRLLTRTTRRQSLTEIGRQYYEQCRRILADVKEAESLAEAMAAAPRGVLKVTVPLTYGVEVFAPAMTEYLTAWPDITLELDLSNRVIDLVEEGFDASVRIGRLPDSSFVARPLKPYRMRACASPAYLARAGTPRTPEDLMHHECLGFLHWGREGLWRLGGDNADECQLRAGRFRANNGQALKVAALHGFGLVLQPEALLAREIASGELVSVLEDYLPDGAPVHLVYPRDRRATPKLTSFIDFVVERFGV, encoded by the coding sequence GTGGATAAATTCGTCAGCATGGAAATTTTCGTCGCCGTGGTCGAGGCGGGCAGCCTGACGGCGGCCGCTGAGCGCTTCGACATTTCGTCGGCGATGGTGGGCAAGCATATCCGTTCGCTCGAAACGCGGCTCGCCACGCGGCTGTTGACGCGCACCACACGTCGGCAAAGTCTGACAGAGATCGGCCGGCAGTATTACGAGCAATGCCGGCGCATCCTGGCCGACGTGAAAGAAGCCGAGTCGCTCGCCGAGGCGATGGCCGCCGCGCCGCGCGGCGTGCTCAAGGTGACGGTGCCGCTCACGTACGGCGTCGAAGTCTTCGCCCCAGCGATGACCGAGTACCTCACCGCCTGGCCGGACATCACGCTCGAACTCGATCTGTCGAACCGTGTGATCGACCTGGTGGAAGAGGGCTTCGACGCGTCGGTGCGCATTGGCCGGTTGCCGGATTCGAGTTTCGTCGCGCGGCCGTTGAAGCCTTACCGGATGCGCGCGTGCGCGTCGCCGGCGTATCTGGCGCGCGCCGGCACGCCGCGCACGCCGGAGGATCTGATGCATCACGAATGCCTGGGGTTTCTGCATTGGGGCCGCGAAGGTTTGTGGCGACTCGGCGGCGACAACGCGGATGAATGCCAGTTGCGTGCCGGACGGTTTCGCGCGAACAACGGCCAGGCGCTCAAGGTGGCCGCGTTGCACGGCTTCGGGTTGGTGTTGCAGCCGGAGGCGCTGCTGGCGAGAGAAATTGCCAGCGGCGAACTGGTGTCGGTGCTGGAAGATTATTTGCCCGATGGCGCGCCAGTGCATCTGGTGTATCCGCGTGATCGCCGCGCCACGCCCAAGCTCACCAGCTTTATCGATTTCGTGGTCGAACGGTTCGGTGTATGA
- a CDS encoding Spy/CpxP family protein refolding chaperone, which translates to MKKALVMLATAVAMSGAFAQTSAPASAPVSAASAPAGKAGHERNVEDRIAYLHSQLKITSAQESQWNAFADVMRGNGQTMGQLFQQRRAATNVSALDDMKQYATIAQAHADGMKKLVDAFDPLYNSFSPEQKKLADVTFHQPGGVEGHGHHGKGKGKGGKAASAPASDATVKP; encoded by the coding sequence ATGAAAAAAGCACTGGTAATGCTGGCCACCGCAGTCGCCATGAGCGGCGCGTTCGCACAAACTTCCGCGCCGGCGTCGGCACCGGTGAGCGCCGCTTCCGCACCCGCCGGCAAGGCCGGCCATGAGCGCAACGTCGAAGACCGCATCGCCTACCTGCATTCGCAACTGAAGATCACCTCGGCGCAGGAATCGCAGTGGAACGCATTCGCCGACGTGATGCGCGGCAACGGCCAAACGATGGGCCAACTGTTCCAGCAACGCCGGGCCGCCACCAACGTGTCGGCGCTCGACGACATGAAGCAATACGCGACGATCGCGCAAGCGCACGCGGACGGCATGAAGAAGCTCGTCGATGCGTTCGATCCGCTGTACAACAGCTTCTCGCCGGAACAGAAGAAGCTGGCTGACGTGACCTTCCATCAGCCGGGCGGCGTGGAAGGCCATGGTCATCATGGCAAAGGCAAGGGTAAAGGCGGCAAGGCAGCGTCTGCCCCGGCAAGCGACGCCACGGTGAAGCCGTAA
- a CDS encoding PGDYG domain-containing protein: protein MTELKNLDLSQDATACRVVKDETVSVEFAAAEGELMSLEGPNRYVRGDALITGSTGDRWVVSRERFDAKYVPADAAVSHGEAGAYRNRPAVVLAKQMHEAFTLARSANGGDVLRGVAGDWVMQYAPGDYGVVQAARFAKVYRLAD, encoded by the coding sequence ATGACCGAACTGAAAAATCTCGACCTGAGTCAAGACGCCACCGCCTGCCGCGTCGTCAAAGACGAAACGGTCAGCGTGGAATTCGCCGCCGCCGAAGGCGAACTGATGAGCCTCGAAGGCCCGAACCGCTACGTCCGCGGCGACGCGCTGATCACCGGCTCGACGGGCGACCGCTGGGTCGTCTCGCGCGAACGCTTCGACGCCAAATACGTGCCCGCCGACGCAGCCGTCTCGCACGGCGAAGCCGGCGCATACCGCAACCGCCCCGCCGTCGTTCTGGCTAAACAGATGCATGAAGCGTTCACGCTCGCGCGCTCGGCAAACGGCGGCGACGTGCTGCGCGGCGTCGCCGGCGACTGGGTCATGCAATACGCGCCGGGCGACTACGGCGTGGTGCAGGCCGCCCGCTTCGCGAAGGTCTACCGGCTCGCCGATTGA
- a CDS encoding DUF3022 domain-containing protein — protein MEEAYQYDCANPEFEELARVISDLFPEQTQFIQRAAEDGTPTLAILWVAMRFGSTARRIVMTVVIAPAALARYRALPARLRGRSFAVLRAYVEASIGSLEEQYANGEAVPRDVTVDLGDEFA, from the coding sequence ATGGAAGAAGCTTACCAATACGACTGCGCCAATCCCGAGTTCGAGGAACTGGCGCGCGTCATCAGCGATCTGTTCCCCGAGCAGACGCAGTTCATCCAACGCGCCGCGGAAGACGGCACGCCGACGCTGGCGATTCTCTGGGTGGCGATGCGTTTCGGCTCGACTGCGCGCCGTATCGTAATGACCGTGGTGATCGCGCCGGCCGCGTTGGCGCGTTATCGCGCGTTGCCGGCACGGCTGCGAGGCCGCAGTTTCGCGGTGCTGCGCGCGTATGTCGAAGCGAGCATCGGCTCGCTCGAAGAACAGTATGCGAACGGCGAAGCGGTGCCGCGCGATGTCACCGTGGATCTCGGTGACGAGTTCGCTTAA
- a CDS encoding YhfC family intramembrane metalloprotease codes for MVVAPLTLSSLALATLLVAALPFLIYRRLRRPLALKPRDAITGIAVFALFAMVIERALNDYLLHRNEATANFLSNPLAFVVYGALAAGICEEVGRFIGMRLLLKRAAAKSGSTSLAAGTNDGTALTYGLGHGGAEAWLVGVLVQIQWILFAVFENRGELDGYLSNLPTDSVMRIHLILASLTPQTAGIFALERVAALVFQIGLSVLMWRGLRSGWRGILPLAIVLHALVDVPAALFQAQLVPLAAVDAVYAVGAVIVTGLLFRAYRRPVVVA; via the coding sequence ATGGTTGTTGCACCGCTTACCCTCTCGAGCCTCGCCCTCGCGACGCTGCTCGTCGCCGCTTTACCCTTCCTGATCTACCGCCGTCTGCGCCGACCGCTCGCGCTCAAGCCGCGTGACGCCATCACCGGCATCGCCGTGTTCGCGCTGTTCGCCATGGTGATCGAGCGCGCGTTGAACGACTACTTGCTGCATCGGAATGAAGCGACCGCGAACTTCCTGTCGAATCCGCTCGCCTTCGTGGTGTACGGCGCGCTGGCTGCGGGTATTTGCGAGGAAGTGGGGCGGTTCATCGGCATGCGGCTGCTGCTCAAGCGGGCGGCGGCGAAGTCGGGCTCGACGTCGCTCGCGGCGGGAACGAACGACGGCACCGCGCTGACTTATGGCCTCGGCCACGGCGGCGCCGAAGCGTGGCTAGTCGGCGTGCTGGTGCAGATTCAATGGATCCTGTTCGCGGTCTTCGAAAACCGCGGCGAACTGGACGGCTACCTCAGCAATCTGCCGACCGATTCGGTGATGCGCATCCATCTGATTCTTGCCAGCCTGACGCCGCAGACCGCCGGCATTTTCGCGCTCGAACGCGTGGCCGCGCTGGTGTTCCAGATCGGCTTGTCGGTGTTGATGTGGCGCGGCTTGCGGTCCGGTTGGCGCGGCATCCTGCCGCTCGCGATCGTGTTGCATGCGCTGGTGGATGTGCCCGCCGCGTTGTTCCAGGCGCAACTCGTGCCGCTCGCGGCGGTGGACGCCGTGTATGCCGTGGGAGCGGTGATCGTCACGGGGTTGCTGTTCCGGGCGTACAGGCGTCCCGTGGTGGTCGCTTGA
- a CDS encoding LacI family DNA-binding transcriptional regulator, which yields MSAMPQATPRRATITDVAREAGTGKTSISRYLNGEMSVLSPELRARIEAAIARLDYQPNQMARGLKRGRNRLIGMLLADLTNPYTVEVLQGVEAACHALGLMPLICHAANEVEMERRYLQLLTTYRVEGVIVNALGVREETLRPVGGGGIPAVLVDRSVDGLVTDMVGLDNRAAAELGTRHLLDNGFDDIWFVVQPFEQVSSRQLREAAFREAMRAQGEQRGKSAARGHTLVLNLADAADVERSLAELDRAIDAAAHAHNAAGATGNAARIALFAANAPVALCLALHLKARYGADWQARVALLSIDDPEWAELTGVTTIRQPTYEIGYRAVEFLHERIEGVQTTARDCLLPGELIVRASTLR from the coding sequence ATGAGCGCGATGCCTCAGGCCACGCCGCGCCGCGCGACGATCACCGACGTCGCGCGCGAAGCCGGCACTGGCAAGACCAGCATCTCGCGCTATCTGAACGGCGAGATGAGCGTGCTGTCGCCGGAACTGCGCGCGCGCATCGAGGCCGCGATCGCGCGGCTCGACTATCAGCCAAACCAGATGGCGCGTGGCCTCAAGCGTGGCCGCAACCGCCTGATCGGCATGCTGCTCGCCGACCTGACGAATCCCTACACGGTCGAAGTGCTGCAAGGCGTGGAAGCGGCATGCCACGCGCTCGGGTTGATGCCGCTGATCTGTCATGCGGCGAACGAAGTCGAGATGGAGCGGCGTTATCTGCAACTGCTCACCACTTACCGGGTGGAAGGTGTGATCGTCAACGCGCTCGGTGTGCGCGAGGAAACGCTTCGGCCGGTGGGCGGCGGCGGGATTCCGGCGGTGCTGGTAGACCGTTCGGTGGATGGACTCGTCACGGACATGGTCGGACTCGACAATCGGGCGGCGGCGGAGCTCGGCACGCGGCATCTGCTGGACAATGGTTTTGACGATATCTGGTTCGTGGTTCAGCCTTTCGAGCAGGTCAGCTCGCGGCAACTGCGCGAAGCGGCGTTTCGCGAGGCGATGCGTGCTCAAGGCGAGCAACGCGGCAAGAGCGCCGCGCGTGGTCACACGCTGGTGCTGAATCTCGCGGATGCCGCTGACGTCGAGCGCAGCCTCGCCGAACTGGACCGCGCGATCGACGCAGCCGCCCACGCGCACAACGCCGCCGGCGCCACGGGCAACGCCGCGCGCATCGCCCTGTTTGCAGCGAACGCGCCCGTCGCGTTGTGTCTCGCCTTGCATCTGAAAGCGCGCTACGGCGCAGACTGGCAAGCCCGCGTCGCGCTGCTTTCCATCGACGACCCCGAGTGGGCCGAATTGACCGGCGTCACCACGATTCGCCAGCCGACCTACGAGATCGGCTATCGCGCGGTCGAGTTCCTGCACGAACGCATCGAAGGCGTTCAGACCACTGCCCGCGACTGTCTTCTGCCGGGCGAATTGATCGTCCGCGCCTCCACTTTGCGCTGA
- a CDS encoding 2-hydroxyacid dehydrogenase, producing MKKIVAWKSLPEDVLAYLQQHAEVVQVDAAQHDTFVAALKDADGGIGSSVTITSAMLEGATRLKALSTISVGFDQFDVADLTRRGIVLAHTPDVLTESTADTVFSLILASARRVVELAEWVKAGHWQHSIGPALFGVDVQGKTLGIVGLGRIGGAVARRAALGFNMKVLYTNRSANPQAEEAYGARRVELAELLATSDFVCLQVPLTPETKHLIGAAELKSMKKSAILINASRGATVDEKALIEALQNGTIHGAGLDVFETEPLPADSPLLKLANVVALPHIGSATHETRHAMARNAAENLVAALDGTLTTNIVNRDVLSK from the coding sequence ATGAAGAAGATCGTCGCCTGGAAGTCGTTGCCCGAAGATGTGCTCGCGTATCTGCAACAGCATGCGGAAGTCGTGCAGGTCGATGCAGCGCAGCACGACACGTTTGTGGCCGCGCTGAAAGACGCGGACGGCGGCATCGGTTCGAGCGTGACGATCACGTCCGCGATGCTCGAAGGCGCGACGCGGCTCAAGGCGTTATCGACCATCTCGGTCGGCTTCGACCAGTTCGACGTGGCCGATCTCACGCGTCGCGGCATCGTGCTCGCGCACACGCCGGACGTGTTGACCGAGTCCACCGCGGACACGGTGTTCTCGCTGATTCTCGCGTCGGCGCGGCGGGTGGTCGAACTCGCCGAGTGGGTGAAGGCGGGGCACTGGCAGCACAGCATCGGCCCGGCTCTGTTCGGCGTCGACGTGCAGGGCAAGACGCTCGGCATCGTCGGGCTCGGGCGGATCGGCGGCGCGGTGGCGCGGCGCGCGGCGCTCGGCTTCAACATGAAGGTGCTGTACACCAACCGCAGCGCGAACCCGCAGGCCGAAGAGGCGTACGGTGCGCGGCGCGTCGAGTTGGCGGAGTTGCTCGCCACTTCTGATTTTGTCTGCCTGCAAGTGCCCTTGACGCCAGAGACGAAGCATCTGATCGGCGCGGCCGAGTTGAAGTCGATGAAGAAGAGCGCGATCCTGATCAACGCCTCGCGCGGCGCGACCGTCGATGAAAAGGCGCTGATCGAGGCGCTGCAAAACGGCACGATCCACGGCGCCGGTCTCGATGTGTTTGAGACCGAACCGCTGCCGGCCGACTCGCCGCTGCTGAAGCTGGCGAATGTGGTCGCGCTGCCGCATATCGGTTCGGCGACCCACGAAACCCGTCACGCGATGGCGCGCAATGCGGCGGAAAACCTGGTCGCCGCGCTTGACGGCACGCTCACAACTAACATCGTCAACCGCGACGTTCTTTCAAAATGA
- a CDS encoding MFS transporter, giving the protein MTSSLAIRRWWTIMPIVFITYSLAYLDRANFGFASAAGINQDLGISKGLSSLIGALFFLGYFFFQIPGAIYAERRSVKKLVFWSLVLWGGCASLTGMVSNIPSLMVIRFVLGVVEAAVMPAMLIFISNWFTKSERSRANTFLILGNPVTVLWMSVVSGYLVHSFGWRHMFIAEGAPAILWAVCWWFIVQDKPQQVSWLTQQQKDDLAETLRAEQAAIKPVRNYSDAFRTPAVIKLCAQYFCWSIGVYGFVLWLPSILKNGSTLGMVETGWLSALPYLAATIAMLAASWASDKLNRRKVFVWPFLLIGAVAFAASYALGSTHFWLSYALLVIAGGAMYAPYGPFFAIVPELLPKNVAGGAMALINSMGALGSFVGSYVVGYLNGATGSPAASYAFMSVALLAAVILTLIVKPQQQETNNAATARHTVARKIS; this is encoded by the coding sequence ATGACCTCATCGCTTGCGATTCGCCGTTGGTGGACGATCATGCCGATCGTGTTCATCACCTACAGCCTCGCTTATCTGGATCGCGCGAACTTCGGTTTCGCGTCGGCCGCCGGCATCAACCAGGATCTCGGCATCAGCAAGGGACTGTCGTCGCTGATCGGCGCGCTGTTCTTCCTCGGTTATTTCTTCTTCCAGATTCCCGGCGCAATCTACGCGGAACGCCGCAGCGTCAAGAAGCTCGTGTTCTGGAGCCTGGTGCTGTGGGGCGGTTGCGCGTCGCTCACCGGCATGGTCAGCAATATTCCGTCGCTGATGGTGATCCGCTTCGTACTCGGCGTGGTCGAAGCGGCGGTGATGCCGGCCATGCTGATTTTCATCAGCAACTGGTTTACCAAAAGCGAGCGCTCGCGCGCCAACACTTTCCTGATTCTCGGCAATCCGGTGACGGTGCTGTGGATGTCGGTGGTGTCGGGCTATCTGGTGCATTCGTTCGGCTGGCGTCACATGTTTATCGCCGAAGGCGCGCCCGCGATTCTCTGGGCCGTGTGCTGGTGGTTCATCGTGCAGGACAAGCCGCAACAGGTGTCGTGGCTCACGCAGCAGCAAAAGGACGACCTCGCCGAAACGCTGCGCGCCGAGCAGGCCGCGATCAAGCCGGTGCGCAACTATAGCGACGCGTTTCGCACGCCCGCGGTGATCAAGCTGTGCGCGCAATATTTCTGCTGGAGCATTGGCGTGTATGGCTTCGTGCTGTGGCTGCCGTCGATCCTGAAGAACGGTTCGACGCTCGGCATGGTCGAAACCGGCTGGCTCTCGGCGCTGCCTTATCTTGCCGCGACCATCGCGATGCTTGCAGCTTCGTGGGCATCGGATAAACTCAACCGCCGCAAAGTATTCGTGTGGCCGTTCCTGCTGATCGGCGCGGTCGCGTTCGCGGCTTCGTACGCGCTCGGCTCAACGCATTTCTGGCTCTCGTACGCATTGCTGGTGATCGCCGGCGGCGCGATGTACGCGCCGTACGGCCCGTTCTTCGCGATCGTGCCGGAACTGCTGCCGAAGAACGTCGCGGGCGGCGCGATGGCGCTGATCAACAGCATGGGCGCGCTCGGTTCGTTCGTCGGCTCGTATGTGGTCGGCTATCTGAACGGCGCGACCGGTTCGCCCGCGGCATCGTATGCATTCATGAGCGTGGCGCTGCTCGCCGCCGTGATTCTGACGCTGATCGTCAAACCGCAGCAGCAGGAAACCAACAACGCGGCCACCGCTCGTCACACCGTTGCAAGGAAAATAAGCTGA